The following nucleotide sequence is from Novipirellula galeiformis.
ATCAAATGGGCTGGTGGCAAGCGATGGATGATTGACCATCACTCAGACCTATTTGATGTCGACTTTGATCGGCTCGTTGAACCCTTTCTCGGTAGTGGTGCAGTTTTTTTTGGTCTCGCACCAAAGAGGGCTCTGTTGGCAGATTCAAACCCTCAGCTAATCGAGACTTACATGGCACTAAGAGACGACTGGAAGAGCGTAAGACGCAACCTTATTCGCCACCAACAGAACCATTGCACCGACTACTATTATCGCATGCGAAGCTTCACTGGGCGGACTCCGGCCACTCGAGCAGCGCGTTTTATTTACTTGAATCGCACTTGCTGGAATGGATTGTATCGAGTTAATCAAAAAGGTCATTTCAATGTGCCGATTGGCACACGCGACACAGTCCTGTTCGACTCGGATGATTTTGAATCGGTATCCCGTCGGCTAAGCGGCGTGAAGATCGCGACAGCCAACTATTCAGAAACGATGAAAAAGACGCGCAAAGGCGATTTCGTATTCGTTGATCCTCCATACACGGTTAAGCACAACACAAACGGTTTTATCAAATACAATGAGTCTTTGTTTTCTTGGGAGGACCAAGAAAAACTTCGCGATGCGGTCTCGGAGGCTGTTTGTCGCGGCGCAAAGGTTTTGGTTACGAACGCGTACCATAAAAGCGTTCTTAAGCTATACCGCAACATGGGCACTATTCGTAGATTGAGCCGAATGAGTTCTATTGCCGGTGCCTCTAAGTCTCGAGGACAATTTGACGAAATGGTGGTTCAATGTTTTGGGTAGCTTTCTCCTATACCAAAGGGTTCTTTTGCAACACGATCCCTTTCGTCAATGCTTACAAGTCCTATTCGCCTCAGGCTCATTCCAGGGCAGTGAAAAAGTTTCTTGTTCTTTGGCTTATCTCGATCCTTCCGTTAGTCATTGCCGCGTCCGTTAAACCCGCTCCGGAACTGAGCAATTCCTCTTGGTTGATTTTCGTTTCATTTTCCAAGAATCTTACTGATGCTTTTTTCCAAACTCACTTGTTCATCTATGCCGTTTCGTTCATCACTCCTGTCATGTACTTGCTCTACGAGAACCACGAAACGGTTAGCCGGTGGGTGAGATTAGGGGGGCGTCGTCCAAAGGACTTGCGTTCAACGCCACGTGGCTACGGCAGTATCCTTGGATGGGCAGTGCCGGTTTTTCTGTTCACGCTCTTGGCCTATGCAATTCAAGAAACGGAGTTTGTAAGCAAGAAGACCTTCATCCAGTTGGTCGCGTCCAAGGGAGCACTTCCCGTATATCTTTTTGGACTGGGATGTTGGTATTTTTCAATTGTTGATTCTCTAGGGACACCATTTGATTTCACTGCTCAAGTGAAACAGAACGAGGAAGCGGTGACAGCGGGTTTGTCTGAACGCGTATCAAAGCGGTCGGCTCCAGAACCAGAACCAGAACCAGAACCAGAACCAGAACCAGAACCAGAACCAGAACCAGAACCAGAACCAGAACCAGATTCGGATTCGGATTCGGATTCGGATTCAAGTCACGGAAAAAGCACTGAAGAAGGGAAAGAGAACATCCAAGGCAACGACAAAAATCCATCGGAAGGTGCATCCAATGCGTGAATTTGAGCTCGAACTTGCCGCGATCGCTGTCTCACAGCCAATTGGCGATTTCTTTATTACGTCAATTCCTGCCAGAGACCTTGTTGAAATTTCTTTTGCCGATGTCCGACGGCTTGTGACAGACGAGAGGGATATCGAACGCTATCTCGGCATCCAGCGTCCACTTAGTACACGACGGGTAAAGGAGATTAAAAAGTATATTGAAGGTGGCGATGCCACGTTTCCAACTGCGGTGATTCTCGCCGTTGACGAGAGATGCGTTGAGTTCGACGAAAAGGCATCAGGATGTGGCCTGCTGAAACTATATGCATTCGATCCGGAAGCTGGTGTTGATGAAGATTCAATTCCATGGGAGCGAATCGCGAAAGTCCTCGACGGACAACATCGAATCGCGGCATTTATGGATGAGAAGACTCACGAGTACTCATTTGGGGACCGAGAATTTGACATCAACGTTGCAGTCTTTGTCGGAGCAGATGTGTCGGAACAGGCCAGTATTTTTGCGACTGTAAATTTAGCGCAGACGAAAGTGAACCGCAGTCTTGTCTATGATCTTACCGAACTCGCTAAAACGCGAAGCCCGTATCGCACTTGCCACAATGTTGCTGTTGCCCTTGATGACGAAGAGTCGAGTCCGCTGTATGAAAGGATAAAACGCCTCGGCACAGCAACTCCGGGTAGAAGGCGAGAGCCGCTTACGCAGGCTGCGTTTGTGGAATCATTGGTGGCGTTTATTTCAACTGATCCCGTTGCTGATCGGAATCGCCAGCTGGCGGGCAAAAAGCTGCGTAGAGCAAGTGTGGGTGAACTAGCGGTCTGTCCATTTCGGAACATGTATATTGACAAGGCTGACGTCGATATCTCTGAGATCTTGTTTAACTATTTCGACGCGGTTCGTCAGAAATGGCCAAGATCGTGGATTAATCTCGAAACTTCTGGGAATTTGCTACCGAAGTCCAATGCATTTAAGGCGCTTATGAAGTTTCTTAGGGAGGACGTTTATCCTGATATCGTTGGAAGCGACTTTGGATTGATTCCGTCCACGCGTCAGTTCTATAAGTACTTCAAGGATTTGGACTTCCGGGACTCAGACTTTACGACAAAGAATTTTTCGCCAGGTAATAGTGGTCAGGCCATGTTCCTGAAGATGTTGCGTGGAGAGGTGACGAGAGAAGATTTGCTTGAACTTGATTAGTGCTGCAACAACGGACTAAATCCGACGGCGTGTTTAGCTTGATCGAAGCAATTGGCGTAACCACGCGGTCGGAACCTTGGTTGGTTTTCAACTTATAGTGCGAACATGGTTATCCAGTGCGATCGTGGCTTGCTCCTTCGGGGTTCGGCGTTCTGCATTCGGCGGCAGGATGCCGCCGCACACCGGGCACGATGCCCGCCACCCTGGACGACCGCCTGAACTCCCGGAGAACGCTTCGCGGGGTCAGGCTAGGTTTTCGGTTTCCAGGACTAGATTGTACTCGATTTCTTGGATCGCTTTGGGGAACGCTTCGCGGGGTCAGGAACGCTCGCGGGGTCAGGTTAGGTTTTCGGTTTCCAGGTCTAGATTGTACTCGATTTCTTGGATCGCTTTGCGGTAGGACTTCGACTCCGTCTCTCGCTTCTTGGCACGGCGAACAAGGTTCGATGCGCTGTCGGGATGAGACAGTCCGAAGCGTTCCGATAGTTTAGAAAGTGGCTCGCCAGTCCAACGATGACATAACAATGCCGCGATATCACGCCCCGCGGCGGCACTGCGAAAACCGATGTAATCTGCTTCGTTGACATCATAGTAGGCACCGGTTGCTTTCATGATTTCTTCGCAGGTGACGGCCTTCAGACGGCGAGTAGTGCGTTGTCGTTTCAGAGTATCGCTGGACTGAGCCATCGTGATGGCCTTCTTGAGAAACGCTTCGCTACCAAGAACCCAGCCGCTGAGTGCTTGGGAAAGCGGATTTTCCGGCAATTCCAGCCCATCGCTGACGTACTGCCGGTAGGCCCTTGCCGGGTCTTTTCCTCCATTTGCAGCCACCCAGTACTGGTGAAGTTCGTCATAGACGATCCAATCCACTCGGCTAGTCTTGCGAGCGTATCCGCCGTAGCTGCTGTGTTCCCAAGCGTCAGGAGTGATCGCCAAAGGACGAGTACCTGAGCAAGGATTCAAATGAATGTACCGACTGAGTGACCAGAAGTAACCAGCGTCTTCGACAAGGAATGCCTTATAGCGTCCCTGGAAGAGGTGACCGACGCGTCGATTTCGCTTGGCGTACCAATTGGCAAATCCCGAGAGCCAGTGCTGCATTCCTCGAGCGAGGTTTGGTTCGGGTGTTTGTAACAACAAATGGATGTGATTGGGCATCCAGCAAAACGCCAAAATTTTCCAGCCTGAACGAGTGACTTCTTCTTTGAGGCCTTTGGTCATCCGATCATAGTGGCCATCGTCATGAAAAAGCGGACGTCGTCCGTCACCACGCGTGACAATGTGATAAATCGCACCAGGAAACTGTACTCGAAGTTGCCTCGCCATCAGTCCACGCTTCCGGTCAGAACTTCAGAAGTAAAAGGCCAATATCCTATCACACCGAAAACCGAAAACCTAGCCTGACCCCCGCGAAGCCCCCCGCCTCACACTGATAAACCGAAAACCTAGCCTGACCCCCGCGAAGCGTTTCCCCGATCGGGGACGCTTGATTAAATTAGACCGCGCCATACTGCACCCGGGGGTCGTGTTCGTCCACTCCGAACGGTTCACCAGCGTTGTCGCGCCGCAGCGGTGGGGCCGGTGGTCCGGGGAGGTGTCCATGTCGATTCTGAATCAGCGTAAGTCGAGTCTAGCGGCGCGTATGTTGCCGAGTTCCTTCGCTGGCCGCCGCCTTGTGCCGTTGTCGTCAGCGCCACCATTGCCAAAATCCGGTGATTCTCCCCGTGCTGATCGTCGATGGTTTCCCGCCGACCGAACTGATATTCCAATCCGACGGCCACGTTCTGGCTGGGGAAGATCAGAAAGTTCAACCAGGCTTGCTTGAGAATTTGATTCGTCTCGTCGGGCATTTCAGTACGGGATTCCAATCCTGAATATCCGTAAGCCGCGTTGACCCCGTATTCGATATCGTTTGCGCCCACCCACTGACGTTTAAAACCGACGTAACTGCCCAGGCTGTCCAGCGTCGTCAGTCCAGCGCCGTCGAACACTGCTGATTTTTCAATCCCGGCGACGTAGTCTCCCAGCCCACTTCCGGCCGCGACTCCGAGGTAAAAGCCTTGCACACTGTCGTTGTCGACTTGTGATCCCAGAAACCCGTAAGCGGAAAGCCCCCAGGCGGTGTCGAAGTGCTCGACTCCGTCGGATGCTTCAAACCCAAGTGAACGAACAATTCCCGACAATTGCAATGAATCCAGCTCGTCTTCGCCCAGGTAAACGACGTTGCCCGTAAACGTCGGCCAACGAGTCAGTCGTGCCGCATTAGCTGGGATATCAAAGTCGTCACCGAAGGGGTCTTCCACCGCGATGCCCCAGCCAAAGTCATTGGGCAGTGCCGATCGTTGCATACGAAGTTGACCGGGCTTGGCTGAGTCATCCCGTTCGCCGGTTCCGACCAGCCGGCCGGTCTGCGCGATCGTCGCCGGTAGTGCCCCGCCGACGCCGAACAGCGAATACGATTTTCCGGCACCAATGCTGAACCGGTTGAGGTTCCACGCGCGGACGTACAAATGTGCCAGCCGCACCTGATCCTGAACCTCGTGATTGTTTGCTTCGACATAAATCTGGACCTGATCGTCCAAGCCGAACGCTTCCATGAGCTGGTTGTCCAGAAGCAGCGAGAATGGAACCGGAATCAGGTCTTCCTCGCTGCCGGTGAATTTTGTTTGACCCGATTTTTGAGATTTCCCCAGATCGATTTGGGCGACGTCGAAGGATGTTCCCACGAATCCGGTGTCATAAAAGAGTCCAAAGCTCGGCAGCACTTTGAACCGGGTCCAGAGATCATGATCGGCATCTTCGCCGACAAACAAGCCGTATACATACGGCTGCGTTCCGGGGCCGAGTCGAGGGTGCGCATAACCGATATGCGATGAGAACAAATCGTTGGCGTCGTTGGGCGCCGGAAGCAGCGTGAGCTCGGGTTTTCCCCGGGCCACGTAGGTCGCCGCCGACAGGTGCGCCGCAGATACATCCGCGAATCCGCTCCCGTACGCGAGGCCGGGGGCGAAATCGATTGCCGACTCGCCGTAGTCGTAGGTCGGGGTGGCGGGAACCATCAGCAAACGCGGGAAGTGAGGGTCGAGGCTGCGGGTCGTCAGCGCCGATCGGATCGGCAGGGCGTCATCGCAGAACCTGTCGTCGGTCCAGGCCGACGTCGACATCACCACCGACAATAGGCAGGCGAAAACGCGTTTTTCCAACCATGAGATTTGCAACATGACTCCTCCCGAACAAAACAGACCCGATTGTGCATCGGTTCTGTAGCGGGGTGGTGTGGCCCCCGTCAATATCGATCTCCGCTGCGTTCATATTCTGCCTCTGGAGACCGTCGTCGGTCTCGATGAAGGCGACCATCTGATCCGCACCGGCGATGTCAAAGCCAACTTGTTGATATTGAACGAGTTGGCATCGGAAGTTTCAAAGCCTTCCGAGATGCCAACAGCCCGAAAGAACCCGCAATCGCCGCCGTGTTTTTCATTTCTCGGCAAAGGCTTCGCTGGGGGCAGGCCTCGTGTTCGGTGTTCAGGTGAAGTTGCCGTTCAGTATTGGCGGCATCTTGATGCCACTTCCAGGACTCCAGGTGCCGCTGTTCCGCACGGCGCGGACGAGGTTCGATTCGCCGTCCACACCCGACAGACCAAGCCGCGGTCCCAAAAACTCGCAGGGTAGCCGACGACCATCGTCGGCAAAGCCAAGCCGCCGTGCCATGCCCTGCTGCGGCGCGGCAGAACACAGCGTCGTCCGTCGGTTCTACTCCGTGATAGGAGGCTGCTGCGGAGGCATTGTTTCTACAGACGCACTCCAGTAGGTGTGGAGCTGGTGGTAGGCAAGCCAGTTGACCGGTTTCGATTTCCTCGCGCGACCCTCGCGAGCACCGAAGACAAGGCCTGACTCCGGTGCAGCTCCTCCCCTCTTTTTTCTTGCCCTTAATCTTCTTGCCCACTGCACCAGCAGGAGCATCACGCCTTGCCCGGCCCGATAGTGCGAAGGGCCAGCCACCGCCCGAGTAGACGGGTCTTATTCGAGGTGCCAATCGTGGCCGTCGGCCATGATGCTGGCGTTGATCTCCAGCAGCCTTTGCTTCATTCTCGCTAGCGTCTCGGGGTGTTCATCGGCGACGTTGGTCGTCTGCGCGCGGTCCTTTTCGAGATCGAACAGCTGATAATCTTTGTAACCGCCCGCCTTAATCATCGGGATCCAGGATTCCTTGAACATGTTGCTGCTCGACAATTCGTAGTCTCGGTGAGCGACCAGAGACCACTTGCCGTCTCGCATGGCGACGATCGGTTCACTCCGCTGCAGGTGCCAGAACAACGGTTGGTGCCGCGTAAAAGCTTCCGGTTGTCCGCGCAGGATCGGTGTCAGGCTGGAGCCGTCGAGATGCCGTGTCGGGGGAGGCGTGACACCGACGAGTGAACAGATCGTGGGCAACACATCCACAATCCCTGCGGGTTCACCGGCAACTTGTCCGGCTTGCACTTGCCCGGGCCAAACGAAGATCCCCGGCACGCGAATACCGCCTTCCCAGTTGGCTCCCTTGCGACCTCGCAGACCTCCGGTCCGATCATCGCGATAGCTTCCGTTGTCCGATGCGTAAACGATAATCGTGTCCTCAGCCGCATCAACTTCGCGGAGTTTTTTAATGATCCGTCCGATCGCGCGATCGGTATTGTCAATCGTGGCACTGTAGACGGCCGCCTTGTCTTTCCGAGCCCCATACGCATCAACGATTTTCTCAGGAGCAGCGATCGGCGCGTGAGGTTCGTGAAACCAGACGTTCAGAAAAAAAGGACGATCCGCTCGCCCTTCCTGATCCAGCCAGCGGATGGCTTCGTCGGCGACCAGTTGACACGAATAGCCTTCCAAGGGTCCGACAGGCTCTCCATTGCGAATGAAGTTATCCGGGTTTCGATGGCTGGGCGAGGCGTTATTCCATGTCGCAAACCAGTGATCAAAGCCATGGTCAGCGGGAGTCGGTTTGTGGCGTTGGGGCGTGGGCAGCCCCAAGTGCCACTTGCCCACGTGTGCGGTTGCATATCCCGCACCTTTCAGCAATTCAGCAAGCGTGTTCTCGCGGAGCAGCAAGTGCGAGTTCTGGCTTTCATCGTGAATCCAGCTATAGACGCCGGCGCGAATGTGATGTCGACCTGTTAGCAGCGTTGCCCGAGAGGGACTGCAAACGGCGCAGCCGGAGTAGAAATCCGTGAACCGAGTCCCCGCGGCGGCCAGTCCATCGATGTTCGGCGTGCGCACGGGCCCGCCATAACACCCGACATCTTCGTAACCGAGATCATCCGCCAGCAGAATCACCACGTTGGGCTGATCGGCCGCGTGCAGGCGAAGCGTCCCCAATCCCACAGCAACCATCGCCAGAAACAGCAAACGAATTCTCATTTCTTAATTCTCTCCAGGATCCTGTCGGACGGTCACAGTGCGTCGATCACGTGCTTAGGATAACTACATTCCGGGCGGCCGGTAGCCTCACGCTCGGTGTCACGGCTCGAACCAACGCAAGCTCGCGCTCGCATCAGACGTGCCCATTTCACCTATTCATAGAAACGATCGCACGATAGCTTCCGTTACCAACAAGCACAATGTCGCCCCGATGATACTTGTCGTCCGCAAGCTTTTTGCGTTCTTAGCTCCTACCATTCGAAGCAGCGAAAGGCTTCGCCGGGGTCAAACCTTTTGCTCGGTGTTCGGGTGAAGTTGCCGTTCAGTATTGGCAGCATCTTGATGCCACTTCCGGGACTCCAGGCGCCGCTGTTCCGCTCGGCGGACCAGGATCGATACGCTGTCCAGACTCGACAGGCCAAACCGCGTTCACAAAATCTCGCAGGGTGGCCGACGACCATCGTCGATAAAGCCAGAGTCACTTCGGGGACAGCACTTCGGGGACAAAGCATCTCACTTCGGGGACAGAGCATCTTGTAGGGGCGTTAGAGAGTAGTGAAAGCGGGCTAGGCGTGGAAGCTCGGCACGGCTTCACGGTTGCCAGGTCCGAAATCATCGTCGGTCGCGAGTCGTTACGCTGGAGAGCAAGAGAAATCGGCCCGTGCTACGCATTGGAGTAATGGGCTCTGTCCCCATGGTGCTCTGATCGCGCGGCCCGGTCGACGTCTGGGCTTGGCTGGTCAGACGTTGCGTGGCCGCATGGCGACCAAGCGTTAGGACCGCCCCGTTAGGGCTTTTCAGGCGATTGTCGTTGATACCCCAGGCCGTTGGCCTGGGCTGACATAGGTCTGCCCCGTTGGGGCGGAGATGTGACGGTCTGTTTAGGTCCAAAGGGGCGTCGTTAGATCAGCGGGGACAGAGCATCTTGTGCGCGCATATGTCGCCCTGTCACGTCCACACCCCCGCGAGTGAGCAACCAGCAGAGCAACCAGAGGGACACAGCGCTTTCATGGGGGTAATGACTGCGCCCCGTTCGAAGCAACCAGAGGGACACAGCACTTTATTGGGGGTAATGACCGCGCCCCGTTCGGGATGGAGTTGACGATCAGGCTGGGGCGACGCGGATTTTGATCTGGAAGGTCAGCGGGTAGGAGCGGGCGGCCAGTGAGGAAAGGGCCAGCGAGGAGATGACCAGAAACGAAAAAAGCCCGTGAATCATTGCTGACACACGGGCGTTTCTCGGGTGCGGCTGAAAAGTTCGTGACTTTTCAAACTAGCTCCCCCGACAGGACTCGAACCTGTGACAAGCGGATTAACAGTCCGCTGCTCTACCGACTGAGCTACAGGGGATTTTGAGCTGCGACCTCTAAAGTCGCTTAGACTTTCTACGTCGGCAAGTTTGCCGCGTGAACTCCTCTCATTTCCTGGGAAATTTAATGAAACTCTGCTTCGCTGGCAAGGCCCTTTGAGCCTAGTTTCCACCCGCTTCCGATTTATTTTCTAGTTTGCGGCTTTCGATCGCCAACGCCCCTTTGCGGGACGGCTTGCGGCTTCGGCAAATCGCCTGAATCCCCCCGTTTCAACCGCGGATGAGATCGACGCCCCTTATCAACGCCCCGTGTTGCCCTCTCCGATCCGCTCGCTGGGACTAATCCTCGGAATCTTCGGCGTAGGGCTCGTCCCCTTTGATCTTGATCATCGTCACTTCATTGCCGAGGCTGTTGTACCGCACCTCGCTCATCACCTCGTGAATCAACAACACACCGCGGCCACCGGGAACGTCCAACAGCTCCTCTTGGCGTGGATCAGGCACCTCTGCGGGATCAAACCCCTCACCTTGATCCTCGATGCGAATCATTACCCGTTCGTGATCGCAAGTCATTTCAACATCAACCGTCTTCTCCTGCGAATGTCCGTTGCCATGCCGGATCGCATTGACGATCGCTTCCTCATAAGCCAGCTGGACTCGGAAAAGGTCTGTCGGCGGCCAGTCACGCTGCGCCATCGCTTCGATCAAATCGTTCACCAATTCGCTGCCGATCGCCGCATCACTCGGTATCCGATGCCGGATCGACCACGATGAACCATGCTCAGACCCCGTGAATGATGATTCTTTTTGCACGCGTGCTACTCTCATGACTAGTCGATTGGATCAGATTTGGATGCGGAGCCGTTCGCCACGAGGGCCGCAGTCAACTCGGTGCTTTGAGCTGTATTAAGCGATTAGGCGGGATGCGTAAACACCACTTCCGCTACATCGGGGCCATTTTTCCCCTCCGCTCGGCCTGCGCCAGATGTCGCCCCAGGCAAATCTAAACGCAAAATCTCCCATGCCGACCGCGATAGCGGTGCTAGCAAGATCGAAACGGGAAGCAAACCTACGTCACTGAATCTTCGGATAAACGATAAAACGGCCTCGCTTTGACACATACGCACACAAATCCTGGCTGTGTTTTTCTGAATCCGGAATAATTCATATGAATTCCGAACGGCGTTGTGGCATAATTCTAGGGTTGGCGCAGACGATTCCTGGACGAGTTCGGTCACGAAGAATCGATTTGAGGCTCCGTTCCCTGATACTGAATCGCGTCCGGGCTGCTAAACCGCCTCTCCCGCAATGGGAAGCGTGATTTTCATTCGGAATCGCCATTTACGACATCCGAGGTTCCTGGAATTGAGAGGTCCAAATGATTGGTTCCAATCCTGAGCGCGTTCATACGGGCGAATCGTCTTTTCAAGCGGAGGTGGGGCAATTGGTCAAGGACTTGGTCGGCGCCATTCGCGCTCACAACCCGCTAAATCCCTTGATTGACGGTTGGCACGACGCGATCTACCTGAAATCGGCGGACGGCCAGATCTTGCTCACCAACAAGGCTTATGAACATGTCTTTTCGGGGAACATTAGCTCCGTCGGACGCTTCAGTTCCGACTACCTCAACGAAACAATCAAACCGGTGGCGCAAAGTTCGGATGTACTGATCCTGCAGGGCTGTACGAGCGTCGAATTCGAGCACGTTGCTCGTGACAAACACGGCCGCATGCTGCTGCTGCGTTCAATCAAGCGATCGCTGTTGGGCAGTGGTCACACGCGCGCGGCGATGGTGGGAGTGACGCGGATCATTGAGGTGCAAGCTGAAAACCCAGGGGCGTTGCGGTTGCTGGATCTGTCGCGTGTTTGGGAAGCGTATTCCAATCTCGACGATCGCGAAAGGAAGGTTACGGTGTTGGTCGCCAAAGGAGAATCGGTCAAAGACATGGCCAAGATTCTCGACGTTTCGGACAAGACGATTGAGAATCGCCGCAATGCCGCGATGAAGAAATTGGGAGTGGAGAACCAGGCGGGGCTGATTCGTTTGATGGTCCGTTTTCAAGACAACGGGTTTCAAGACTTTGGTTTGTAGGAGGTCGCGTGCGACGTGGCGAATCACTGCGAGCGACATGCCGTGTACTTTGGTCGCGCTCGCGGGGCACGCGCGATCGATAACTTGCGGCAGTGTTTGCGTTAGTCTTCGTTCGACCGCGTCGGTGGTTGCCCATGCTGCTGCGTCGATCGCAGCCGGCCAGGCAGTCGGCTAGGCAGCCGGCCAATTCCGGTGTCGCTAATCGCTCGGAACCTAGGCCGCCCGTCCACCGCTACCGAGATCGGCCAATGGAGGACTTTCCCAACGGCCCCATGCTCGTCTATTCCTGTTTGTGCCCGCTTATCCCTTGCCCCGTTTATCCCTTGCCCCGTTTATCCCTTGCCCCGTTTAATCCTGGGTCTCGTTTAATCCTGGGTCTCGTCTATTCCTGGGTCTCGTCGCGGGTTTCGTCGCGGGTTTCGTCGCGGGTCGCGGAGGCTTGCAGTTCGGCATTGAACGCTTGGAGCATGACGTGAAGTGAAACGCGAGGGTCCAAGCCGGTGACGTCATCGAGCGACTTAGCGATTTGACGAGCAAGGTCAGCCAGCATGATCCCCCACGCTTGACGTTCGTCCGTGTCAGTTCCCGTGTGCCAGTGTCCGACATTGAGCGTGCAGTGCAGGGCCCCCTTTGCGATCCAAGCGCGAACCATCTCAATTGCCCTCTCGTCCTGTTCTGCGGCAGGCGGGATCGTCAATGGTTTGTGCTTCTCATGCATGGGAACGACCCGAAGGTGAATGGATACAGGAACGCAATCGCTTAAGACCAACGGGGCTTCAGGAATCAGCGTGCTTCGATGAGCGTCGCTAACCGCAGTGTCCGTCTGGGATCGCAGGGCAAAACGGGAAATCTCACGCCATTGTAGCTGCGAACCTAAACCACCACGCGATGCCATGTAAATAGAAACCACGCTCGCGTGCGGCAGATTGCGACAGGAATCTGACGCCATAATAGGGGTGAAATCCGGCATTTGCCGGTGCACTTGAGCGGCAATCCATCGTTAACCTGATGACGTTGGCGTGGGGTGCTTGCTCGATGATAAAAAATCACGTCGTGCAAGCGTTGATTCCGCTGCGGGTTCGTTTTGCCGCCAAGAGAGAGTTCGCAGATTCGACGGTGTCCAATGGATTTGTTTCCTTCCGGGCCGCTGGGACGGATTCGCCAGAGGGATCGTCCCCCCTTGCCGCCTCATTCACGGCGGGAGCAGCGAGGGAGGGAAACAGCCCAACGGATCGGATTTTCGCGTACTTGGGGCGTGGGAATTTGTCGGTCAAGTGGTTAGAATTCCGCGGTCCACAAATCAAACGCGCCCATAGCTCAGTTGGATAGAGCAGTTGACTTCTAATCAACAGGTCGTAGGTTCGAATCCTACTGGGCGTGCTTCTTGTTGCTCTTTTCTCTCTGCGTTTGGCTTTTTACGGGCCAAAGTCTGCATGATCCTGCCAAAGCCTGCATGAATCGGTAAGCGTCTTAGGCCCAAATTCGCAGGCGCTGCTGCCCAAAGCGCATCGGGGCAAAACTCATCGGCATCTACTT
It contains:
- a CDS encoding helix-turn-helix transcriptional regulator encodes the protein MIGSNPERVHTGESSFQAEVGQLVKDLVGAIRAHNPLNPLIDGWHDAIYLKSADGQILLTNKAYEHVFSGNISSVGRFSSDYLNETIKPVAQSSDVLILQGCTSVEFEHVARDKHGRMLLLRSIKRSLLGSGHTRAAMVGVTRIIEVQAENPGALRLLDLSRVWEAYSNLDDRERKVTVLVAKGESVKDMAKILDVSDKTIENRRNAAMKKLGVENQAGLIRLMVRFQDNGFQDFGL
- a CDS encoding DUF5076 domain-containing protein, coding for MHEKHKPLTIPPAAEQDERAIEMVRAWIAKGALHCTLNVGHWHTGTDTDERQAWGIMLADLARQIAKSLDDVTGLDPRVSLHVMLQAFNAELQASATRDETRDETRDETQE
- a CDS encoding sulfatase-like hydrolase/transferase codes for the protein MRIRLLFLAMVAVGLGTLRLHAADQPNVVILLADDLGYEDVGCYGGPVRTPNIDGLAAAGTRFTDFYSGCAVCSPSRATLLTGRHHIRAGVYSWIHDESQNSHLLLRENTLAELLKGAGYATAHVGKWHLGLPTPQRHKPTPADHGFDHWFATWNNASPSHRNPDNFIRNGEPVGPLEGYSCQLVADEAIRWLDQEGRADRPFFLNVWFHEPHAPIAAPEKIVDAYGARKDKAAVYSATIDNTDRAIGRIIKKLREVDAAEDTIIVYASDNGSYRDDRTGGLRGRKGANWEGGIRVPGIFVWPGQVQAGQVAGEPAGIVDVLPTICSLVGVTPPPTRHLDGSSLTPILRGQPEAFTRHQPLFWHLQRSEPIVAMRDGKWSLVAHRDYELSSSNMFKESWIPMIKAGGYKDYQLFDLEKDRAQTTNVADEHPETLARMKQRLLEINASIMADGHDWHLE
- a CDS encoding DNA adenine methylase, which codes for MIESKEHRIRPFIKWAGGKRWMIDHHSDLFDVDFDRLVEPFLGSGAVFFGLAPKRALLADSNPQLIETYMALRDDWKSVRRNLIRHQQNHCTDYYYRMRSFTGRTPATRAARFIYLNRTCWNGLYRVNQKGHFNVPIGTRDTVLFDSDDFESVSRRLSGVKIATANYSETMKKTRKGDFVFVDPPYTVKHNTNGFIKYNESLFSWEDQEKLRDAVSEAVCRGAKVLVTNAYHKSVLKLYRNMGTIRRLSRMSSIAGASKSRGQFDEMVVQCFG
- a CDS encoding ATP-binding protein produces the protein MRVARVQKESSFTGSEHGSSWSIRHRIPSDAAIGSELVNDLIEAMAQRDWPPTDLFRVQLAYEEAIVNAIRHGNGHSQEKTVDVEMTCDHERVMIRIEDQGEGFDPAEVPDPRQEELLDVPGGRGVLLIHEVMSEVRYNSLGNEVTMIKIKGDEPYAEDSED
- a CDS encoding transposase translates to MARQLRVQFPGAIYHIVTRGDGRRPLFHDDGHYDRMTKGLKEEVTRSGWKILAFCWMPNHIHLLLQTPEPNLARGMQHWLSGFANWYAKRNRRVGHLFQGRYKAFLVEDAGYFWSLSRYIHLNPCSGTRPLAITPDAWEHSSYGGYARKTSRVDWIVYDELHQYWVAANGGKDPARAYRQYVSDGLELPENPLSQALSGWVLGSEAFLKKAITMAQSSDTLKRQRTTRRLKAVTCEEIMKATGAYYDVNEADYIGFRSAAAGRDIAALLCHRWTGEPLSKLSERFGLSHPDSASNLVRRAKKRETESKSYRKAIQEIEYNLDLETENLT
- a CDS encoding DGQHR domain-containing protein; its protein translation is MREFELELAAIAVSQPIGDFFITSIPARDLVEISFADVRRLVTDERDIERYLGIQRPLSTRRVKEIKKYIEGGDATFPTAVILAVDERCVEFDEKASGCGLLKLYAFDPEAGVDEDSIPWERIAKVLDGQHRIAAFMDEKTHEYSFGDREFDINVAVFVGADVSEQASIFATVNLAQTKVNRSLVYDLTELAKTRSPYRTCHNVAVALDDEESSPLYERIKRLGTATPGRRREPLTQAAFVESLVAFISTDPVADRNRQLAGKKLRRASVGELAVCPFRNMYIDKADVDISEILFNYFDAVRQKWPRSWINLETSGNLLPKSNAFKALMKFLREDVYPDIVGSDFGLIPSTRQFYKYFKDLDFRDSDFTTKNFSPGNSGQAMFLKMLRGEVTREDLLELD